A stretch of the Lolium perenne isolate Kyuss_39 chromosome 3, Kyuss_2.0, whole genome shotgun sequence genome encodes the following:
- the LOC127341997 gene encoding uncharacterized protein, producing MKHTTSDSDVTSLATTSPSRSPKMSAYYVVSPSRDSRDDGDKSSSTQATPVYSSPLESPSHQSSLGPHSRASSASRFSGPLLRSPSGGKAASRKRPRGHGKGWHEVDVIDEDDGEYDDDDEGEVSRGCVVAFWFSVLVLAFTLVCLVVWGAARRYKPTVVVKSLTVENFYAGEGVDRTGVPTKLVTVKCSLKIDVDNPSTMFGIHVSSTSIQLMYSQIPIANGQLEKFYQPKASRHVASVILHGDKTPLYGAGATFSDTGDTVPLTLDLVVNTRGYVIGRLVRVTHERRVQCPVVVSSHSDRPIRFTQSACSYT from the exons ATGAAGCACACGACATCGGACTCGGACGTGACGAGCCTGGCGACGACGTCGCCGTCCCGGTCCCCGAAGATGTCCGCCTACTACGTCGTGAGCCCGTCGCGCGACTCCCGGGACGACGGCGACAAGTCGTCGTCGACGCAGGCGACGCCCGTGTACAGCAGCCCGCTCGAGTCGCCGTCGCACCAGTCCTCCCTCGGCCCGCACTCCAGGGCCTCCTCCGCCAGCCGCTTCTCCGGGCCCCTCCTCAGGTCGCCGTCCGGCGGCAAGGCCGCCTCCCGGAAGCGGCCCCGCGGGCACGGCAAGGGGTGGCACGAGGTCGACGTgatcgacgaggacgacggtgagtacgacgacgacgacgagggagaGGTCTCCAGGGGGTGCGTCGTCGCCTTCTGGTTCTCGGTTCTGGTCCTGGCCTTCACTCTCGTCTGCCTCGTCGTGTGGGGCGCTGCCCGGCGCTACAAGCCCACCGTCGTCGTCAAG AGCTTGACGGTGGAGAATTTCTACGCCGGAGAAGGCGTGGACCGCACCGGGGTGCCGACGAAGCTGGTCACCGTGAAGTGCTCGCTCAAGATCGACGTCGACAACCCTTCCACCATGTTCGGCATCCATGTCTCCTCGACCTCGATCCAGCTCATGTACTCACAGATACCCATCGCCAACGGTCAG TTGGAGAAGTTCTACCAGCCGAAGGCGAGTCGGCATGTCGCCTCGGTGATCCTGCACGGCGATAAGACCCCTCTCTACGGAGCCGGTGCTACGTTCTCCGACACCGGAGACACGGTGCCGCTGACGCTGGACTTGGTGGTGAACACCAGAGGGTATGTCATCGGCAGGCTTGTCAGGGTCACACACGAGAGGCGTGTGCAATGCCCGGTCGTCGTGAGCTCTCATAGCGACAGGCCCATCAGGTTCACCCAGAGTGCTTGCAGTTACACTTAG